From a region of the Teredinibacter turnerae genome:
- a CDS encoding phage tail protein, whose product MADDGSAQSTSVWPIPKFHFQVKWDSEVLSFQEVSGLDVEAQVIEYRSGDSPVFSTVKMPGIQKSGNVTMKKGVFKSDNKFWDWFSKIKMNTIARVPVTISLLDETGAPTMVWTLANAWPTKITGTDLKSDGNEAAIETIEIAHEGLTIANA is encoded by the coding sequence ATGGCGGACGACGGTTCAGCGCAATCTACGAGTGTATGGCCAATCCCCAAATTTCACTTCCAAGTAAAATGGGATTCAGAAGTGCTTTCTTTTCAGGAAGTTTCCGGGTTGGATGTGGAAGCTCAAGTGATTGAATACCGGAGTGGCGATAGCCCCGTTTTTTCCACAGTAAAAATGCCGGGTATTCAAAAGAGTGGCAATGTCACGATGAAAAAAGGCGTATTCAAATCGGATAATAAATTTTGGGATTGGTTTAGCAAAATCAAGATGAATACCATCGCGCGGGTTCCGGTAACCATCAGCCTGCTCGATGAGACCGGTGCACCAACTATGGTGTGGACACTGGCGAACGCCTGGCCCACCAAGATAACCGGAACCGATTTGAAATCTGACGGTAACGAAGCTGCAATCGAGACTATCGAAATTGCTCATGAAGGTCTCACCATAGCAAATGCCTGA
- a CDS encoding contractile injection system tape measure protein has protein sequence MNSIQRVDFTICHRLMEDVPTDQVEFFAREKLLKHTDNILKDAESLLERRGSSSPESVFDSRVSNERGFKNATIDNLHIKEISLSIEASNWEEFEAAFIAQFRSEINDAIEYIVALKKSRLEPVSSRESSLANRASGANRAHAVSAERLLKDIFNTSACASLNDNLFQELMALNKNSTFSATYNFADALRRVLQNAESRRRVAEAFTQHQQEWIIKQLDSVHAGYMLMFIKAAGLLAGTTNTHGKRIQDETIAELVQETGKSDRDILSATKLSRSVAVDFTLTYLVCERGSQFNRKMYMRSLVRQLAQRHNLGTEKLSRWMYALVAQSDVANPIKSDLLEILAVSSVLPGKYEVGSKGSDAANQQPSSSEPASLPGLQADSGVSRLDVQRALKKLRSWFVGLGNVHSDQNLVQRDALVAQFRYVLEHAPDKLIAMIKQVAEKQGIERLQQALKAVPKSLLSELCASLSNSVSGEIRYLLPAMVKLHDQLLPGKSFCFNEFFVEWFLCDSMLARQDSTSVLSRMGKHYFDYLTKARSSGRSDKLNSLSDLLVKLAEDARRNQPAYWDLASLLNRHVADLEYSGKSGAASDGKDYPLSDADKQLFGLFVDSIQQGEWQLTEDDWARLKAEHTRYLFSMTRVLLQSAIYRKQFIHRIPVTVQLNLLSVLEPENAEFLQKIWSSSGQIHQLTLLAGAKNTDFLPKLTSSVSSQSEKVFSLLRELTFNFIVDQRGSVFNRRSYARYFLRSLCRHFNLNYVGALQCIGHSCDQAGLPQPLVDEWRLIAGDGLALESQKHSIEPGAGSAMQHLAEKQMSEQHLREKYLTEKRSPLGEAEYGHLAAKAVETLQQIIGPGTPPKVADLHKALRFIAAGHYIYFKRFSDYCRSHPHILSMICSRIDRDSLVLLVRCFIGAGGLERARTSTLMAAIQSYAERCSNQQFFYTVLIEDILAQVNLDLESTLQRAQAKAAGDHSNKEPRALLGPIANDLEAQAARPSAENLHSITSSEANHRVDKKSEHPWEIEHSLCKERIQSLATSLSEAGKLVWVGEATLLSWAYSYSLDKMRILYPVLQLLHLLIEGCENASNNSLGSIKFNHLVTESRWRCIAYHYLARQLLHPGCVSVDLFVQQVFFQVFRIWQPNARQFELERFSQYCSRLIHNPGFQIRSEILRETQQVISSLTASDLGLPKLNTEVDDRAKVEADVKSDTNAHTPSIVSYCGLVLLAPYIPVLLNRLGCAKDDLIIQSHQFKACQVLLYLATGEQVPSTVSNDRQPSVNTGLICALLGLPVREKVSFESLSSSEVTMCDELLDAVIQHWSAIGATSIAGMRETFLMRDGALLWREEKGWLLEVEERGVDVLIDRLPWNFNIIKFPFMADAIHVHWRND, from the coding sequence GTGAATAGCATTCAGCGCGTGGACTTCACAATTTGCCATCGACTGATGGAAGATGTTCCTACCGATCAAGTCGAATTTTTTGCTCGCGAGAAGCTGCTTAAACATACAGACAACATTCTTAAAGATGCGGAAAGTTTGCTAGAGCGTCGAGGTTCTAGTAGCCCGGAGAGCGTGTTCGATAGCCGCGTATCGAATGAAAGAGGTTTCAAGAATGCCACCATTGATAACTTACATATCAAGGAAATCAGTCTGTCAATAGAGGCGTCTAATTGGGAGGAATTCGAAGCCGCGTTTATAGCGCAGTTCAGATCCGAAATAAATGATGCTATTGAATACATCGTTGCGTTAAAGAAAAGCCGATTGGAGCCGGTCAGTTCTAGAGAATCGTCTCTTGCGAACCGTGCGAGTGGGGCGAACAGAGCGCACGCGGTATCGGCAGAGCGACTTCTGAAAGATATCTTCAACACCTCTGCGTGCGCTTCTTTGAATGATAATCTATTTCAAGAACTTATGGCGCTGAACAAAAACTCGACTTTTTCAGCAACCTATAATTTCGCTGATGCTTTGAGACGGGTGTTGCAAAATGCGGAATCCCGCCGACGAGTAGCGGAGGCATTTACTCAACACCAGCAGGAATGGATCATTAAACAGCTTGACTCTGTACATGCTGGCTACATGCTGATGTTTATCAAAGCAGCAGGCCTGTTGGCTGGTACCACGAATACGCATGGAAAGCGAATTCAGGATGAGACTATTGCCGAGCTGGTTCAAGAGACGGGCAAATCTGATCGAGATATTCTATCTGCGACTAAGTTGTCACGGAGTGTTGCTGTCGATTTTACGCTGACGTATCTCGTGTGTGAGCGTGGGAGTCAGTTTAATCGAAAGATGTATATGCGTTCTTTAGTGCGCCAACTTGCACAGAGGCACAATTTGGGCACGGAAAAACTTAGTCGCTGGATGTATGCCCTGGTGGCACAGAGTGACGTGGCTAATCCAATTAAATCGGATTTGCTTGAGATTCTTGCTGTTTCCTCAGTTCTGCCCGGAAAATATGAAGTAGGATCGAAAGGCTCAGACGCTGCGAACCAGCAGCCTAGTAGTTCAGAACCCGCTTCTTTGCCTGGTCTACAGGCTGATTCGGGAGTATCTCGTCTCGATGTACAGAGAGCACTCAAAAAATTACGGTCGTGGTTTGTCGGATTAGGTAATGTGCATTCCGATCAAAACCTGGTGCAACGTGATGCACTTGTTGCCCAATTCAGGTATGTGTTGGAGCACGCGCCTGACAAGCTTATTGCAATGATTAAGCAGGTGGCAGAAAAACAAGGAATAGAACGTTTGCAGCAGGCTCTGAAGGCGGTGCCGAAGTCGCTCCTAAGTGAACTCTGCGCTAGTCTAAGCAACTCAGTATCTGGCGAGATACGCTATCTATTACCCGCCATGGTAAAACTGCATGACCAGTTATTACCGGGAAAATCATTCTGTTTCAATGAGTTTTTTGTAGAGTGGTTTCTCTGCGATAGTATGCTTGCGCGTCAAGATTCTACTTCTGTGCTTTCCCGGATGGGAAAACACTACTTCGATTATTTGACAAAAGCCCGCTCATCAGGTCGGTCCGACAAATTAAATAGCCTTTCTGATCTATTAGTGAAGCTCGCGGAAGATGCTCGCCGCAACCAGCCTGCGTATTGGGACCTGGCGAGCTTGCTTAACCGCCATGTTGCAGATTTAGAGTATTCTGGCAAGTCGGGTGCCGCAAGTGACGGTAAGGATTATCCATTATCAGATGCCGATAAACAGTTGTTTGGTCTTTTTGTCGATTCTATTCAGCAGGGCGAGTGGCAATTAACCGAAGACGACTGGGCGCGGCTAAAAGCGGAGCACACGAGGTATTTATTTTCGATGACTCGCGTTTTACTACAAAGTGCGATCTATCGTAAGCAGTTTATTCATCGTATTCCTGTGACAGTACAGTTGAATCTGTTGTCGGTGTTAGAGCCCGAGAATGCGGAGTTTTTGCAAAAAATATGGTCATCTTCTGGCCAGATACACCAATTAACGCTTTTGGCAGGGGCGAAGAATACTGATTTTCTGCCAAAACTTACCTCCTCTGTCTCCAGTCAGAGTGAAAAGGTTTTTTCACTGCTTAGAGAGCTGACATTTAATTTTATAGTGGACCAACGTGGCAGTGTCTTTAATCGTCGTAGCTATGCCAGGTACTTTTTGCGTTCTTTGTGTCGTCATTTTAATCTGAATTATGTGGGCGCGTTGCAATGTATAGGCCACTCGTGTGACCAGGCCGGTTTACCGCAGCCCCTTGTGGATGAGTGGCGGCTCATCGCAGGCGATGGTTTAGCGTTGGAGAGTCAAAAGCATTCGATCGAGCCTGGCGCCGGATCGGCTATGCAGCATTTAGCAGAGAAGCAAATGTCAGAACAGCATTTGCGAGAAAAATATTTAACCGAAAAAAGATCTCCTTTGGGCGAAGCGGAGTACGGCCATCTCGCGGCTAAGGCTGTTGAAACACTGCAACAAATAATTGGCCCGGGTACCCCGCCAAAAGTGGCTGATTTACACAAAGCGCTGCGTTTTATTGCCGCAGGGCACTATATCTATTTTAAGCGGTTTAGCGATTATTGTCGGTCTCATCCGCATATATTGAGTATGATCTGCTCCCGTATTGATCGTGACAGTCTAGTGCTTTTGGTTCGTTGTTTTATTGGCGCTGGTGGTCTCGAACGCGCGCGCACCAGTACGCTTATGGCTGCCATACAAAGCTACGCTGAGCGCTGCAGCAACCAACAGTTTTTTTATACGGTACTGATCGAAGATATATTAGCGCAAGTGAATCTTGATCTGGAAAGTACCTTGCAGCGGGCGCAGGCGAAAGCTGCTGGCGACCACTCAAACAAGGAGCCGCGTGCTTTACTTGGGCCAATCGCGAATGATCTCGAGGCGCAAGCCGCTAGACCGAGCGCTGAAAATTTGCACAGTATTACCAGCAGTGAAGCCAACCACCGTGTGGATAAAAAATCCGAACACCCGTGGGAGATAGAGCATTCCCTTTGTAAGGAAAGAATTCAGTCTCTCGCCACGTCACTATCTGAGGCGGGTAAACTGGTATGGGTGGGCGAAGCGACGCTGCTCAGTTGGGCTTACAGTTACTCGCTCGATAAAATGCGGATTTTATATCCGGTGCTCCAGCTCTTACATTTGCTAATTGAAGGCTGTGAAAATGCGTCGAACAACAGCCTTGGTTCGATTAAATTCAACCACTTGGTAACAGAATCTCGTTGGCGCTGTATCGCCTATCATTATCTTGCCAGACAACTTCTTCATCCGGGCTGCGTGAGCGTCGACTTGTTCGTTCAGCAGGTGTTTTTCCAAGTGTTTCGGATCTGGCAACCGAACGCGAGGCAGTTCGAACTGGAACGGTTCAGCCAGTATTGTAGCCGCCTTATCCATAATCCAGGTTTCCAAATTCGCTCCGAGATACTTCGTGAGACGCAGCAGGTAATCAGCTCACTAACCGCGAGCGATCTTGGCTTGCCCAAGCTAAATACGGAGGTTGATGACCGTGCGAAGGTAGAGGCTGACGTTAAGTCGGACACTAATGCACATACGCCATCTATCGTTTCGTATTGTGGGCTAGTGCTGCTCGCGCCCTATATTCCCGTTTTGCTCAACCGATTGGGATGCGCCAAAGATGACTTAATTATTCAATCACACCAGTTTAAGGCATGTCAGGTACTCTTATATCTGGCGACGGGAGAGCAGGTCCCATCTACAGTGAGCAATGACCGTCAGCCCTCGGTAAATACAGGGTTAATCTGCGCTCTATTGGGCTTGCCTGTGCGGGAAAAAGTATCATTCGAGTCATTGTCAAGCTCTGAAGTTACGATGTGCGATGAACTGCTGGATGCGGTTATTCAACATTGGAGTGCAATTGGTGCCACCAGCATCGCCGGGATGCGAGAAACGTTCCTTATGCGCGATGGTGCTTTATTGTGGCGAGAGGAAAAAGGATGGTTGCTGGAGGTTGAAGAGCGCGGCGTTGATGTGTTGATCGATCGATTGCCGTGGAATTTTAACATCATTAAATTTCCGTTTATGGCGGATGCTATTCACGTGCACTGGCGTAACGATTGA
- a CDS encoding ATP-binding protein, with protein MFADKDGYIRLNSVAYEEQPLVDIAICTQAERNALALERELAWFARVLETRLALYFCNECDYTSITEIEPPDITHCTSSYGDVVRAFGMGSRERLLFMLALVPHLRPQALNLLLIRDPQIDRPYSEFGGWRGKVHGGFLPTGETAAFLIAGDKLGDRLDVIAMLEKDHYFTRCGVLRVHSAEFDEAYLSAAISISNEYFHKVTTGTCEKPDFSMHFPATHLTTSLNWDDLVLAERTLDDIEHMRTWLLHQKHIMQNLGLDKSIKPGYRALFYGPPGTGKTLTACLLGQAMKADVYRVDLAAVVSKYIGETEKNLEAIFTQAENRNWILFFDEADALFGKRTETSNSNDRHSNQEVAYLLQRIECFPGVVVLATNLRGNIDDAFFRRFQSAIYFPMPDFNQRLALWENAFLNADCLDASVDLKLLAKEYEIAGGSIVNVVRYAAVRMVKRGDGRLTTEDLEEGVAKEIKKQGRVLA; from the coding sequence ATGTTTGCAGACAAAGATGGCTACATTCGCTTGAATAGCGTTGCCTATGAGGAGCAGCCTCTTGTAGATATCGCAATATGCACTCAGGCCGAGCGCAATGCCTTGGCGCTGGAACGTGAGCTTGCCTGGTTTGCCCGTGTGTTGGAAACACGGTTAGCGCTATATTTTTGCAATGAATGTGACTACACCTCCATTACGGAAATTGAACCGCCAGACATAACGCACTGCACCTCCAGCTATGGCGATGTCGTTCGCGCTTTTGGCATGGGCAGTCGGGAGCGGCTGCTTTTCATGCTGGCACTGGTGCCTCATCTACGGCCACAGGCGCTAAATTTATTACTTATTCGCGATCCCCAGATAGATCGCCCGTACAGTGAATTTGGTGGGTGGCGAGGCAAAGTGCACGGCGGATTCCTGCCAACCGGTGAAACGGCTGCGTTCCTGATTGCAGGGGATAAACTCGGTGATCGCTTAGATGTTATCGCCATGCTGGAAAAGGACCACTATTTCACCCGCTGCGGAGTGTTGCGGGTGCATTCGGCGGAATTTGACGAAGCTTATCTGTCGGCAGCGATTAGTATTTCCAACGAATATTTTCACAAGGTAACCACGGGCACGTGTGAAAAGCCGGACTTCAGTATGCATTTCCCGGCTACGCATTTAACAACCAGTCTAAACTGGGACGATCTGGTATTGGCAGAACGTACCCTTGACGATATAGAGCACATGCGCACCTGGCTACTTCACCAGAAACACATAATGCAAAATCTGGGTTTGGATAAATCGATAAAACCTGGTTATCGGGCACTGTTCTATGGGCCGCCTGGTACGGGAAAAACGCTGACCGCCTGTTTGTTAGGCCAGGCTATGAAGGCAGATGTTTACCGCGTTGATTTGGCTGCGGTGGTATCAAAGTATATCGGTGAAACCGAAAAAAATCTGGAGGCCATTTTTACGCAGGCAGAAAATCGCAACTGGATATTGTTTTTCGACGAAGCGGATGCGCTTTTTGGCAAGCGCACGGAAACGAGTAATTCTAACGATCGTCATTCCAATCAGGAAGTAGCCTACCTGTTGCAGCGAATAGAATGCTTTCCCGGAGTTGTGGTGCTGGCTACAAATTTACGCGGGAATATCGATGATGCGTTTTTTCGCCGATTTCAGTCGGCCATCTATTTTCCTATGCCTGATTTTAATCAGCGATTGGCGTTATGGGAAAATGCTTTTCTAAATGCGGATTGTCTGGACGCATCGGTCGATCTCAAATTGCTGGCCAAAGAGTACGAAATCGCGGGTGGTTCGATTGTCAATGTGGTGCGCTATGCAGCTGTTCGCATGGTTAAACGGGGTGATGGCAGGTTAACAACAGAAGACTTGGAGGAGGGCGTTGCGAAGGAAATAAAAAAACAGGGGAGGGTATTGGCTTGA
- the vgrG gene encoding type VI secretion system tip protein VgrG has translation MAASPSDNANGVVKYVIKLNGNDQSNALRVHSIRVVKQVNRIAKAWIHLVDGEIGSGEFPASDMDDLSPGAKIEIEAGYGDDTDVIFTGILVRHGLDIGTSGHSRVSLECVDQAIKMTFQRQHANFVALVDGSSVRDSDAMQTILNKYADITPSVTSTTPELKSLVQYGATDWDFILTRAEINGMVVINDDAALTIAKPDFSSTPVLIVTYGADLMEFKAAIDARFQPSSVTSVGWSTSELDVVSQSANAEPDSSTRGQKNGDLASVLGYETFTLKTSTTQEKALLTAWSEAQLVKSQLAQLRGHMKFQGSADAKIGALIEVKGVGERFSGNVYCSSVEQRLEEGNWQTHVEFGCDHMWFAESSGLTAPDAAGLVPGFNGLQIGIVQKLDEDPDGIYRVQVKIPLQQAETEGIWARLGHLYASSGCGSFFIPEKGDEVIIGYLNSDPSYPVVIGSLYSAKNKSPLEHTDENYTKAIITNSQLTLSFDDENKIINLITPGGHKVALDDTDKKILIQTSGGQSVTLSDDSNEMALADSNGNSITLNSSGISLNSSSDITLSASANVDISAGAKATLSGDAGLVASGTASAEISSSGTMTVKGTMVMIN, from the coding sequence ATGGCCGCCTCACCCAGTGATAATGCAAACGGTGTAGTTAAATATGTCATCAAGCTTAACGGTAATGACCAAAGTAATGCCCTGCGTGTTCATTCCATTCGTGTTGTAAAGCAAGTTAATCGGATCGCGAAAGCCTGGATTCACCTTGTTGACGGCGAAATTGGCAGTGGGGAGTTCCCGGCGAGTGACATGGATGATCTAAGTCCCGGTGCAAAAATTGAGATTGAAGCCGGTTACGGTGACGACACCGATGTCATATTTACCGGAATACTCGTCAGACATGGTCTGGATATAGGAACTAGTGGGCATTCACGTGTTTCGCTGGAATGTGTTGACCAAGCGATAAAAATGACATTTCAACGACAGCACGCCAATTTTGTTGCGCTTGTAGATGGCAGTTCTGTTCGCGATAGCGATGCAATGCAAACCATTCTTAATAAGTACGCGGATATAACGCCGAGTGTTACGTCTACAACACCAGAGCTAAAGAGCCTTGTTCAGTATGGCGCTACCGATTGGGATTTTATTCTGACTCGCGCAGAAATAAATGGAATGGTCGTTATAAACGATGATGCTGCGCTGACAATAGCCAAGCCGGACTTTAGCAGTACGCCTGTATTGATCGTTACTTACGGCGCGGACCTGATGGAATTTAAAGCGGCTATAGATGCCAGATTTCAGCCCAGCTCGGTCACTTCCGTCGGTTGGTCAACGTCGGAATTGGATGTAGTAAGTCAGTCAGCTAATGCCGAACCAGACTCCAGCACCCGAGGGCAAAAAAACGGTGATTTGGCAAGTGTACTTGGCTACGAAACATTCACGCTAAAAACGTCGACGACCCAAGAGAAAGCATTGCTTACGGCCTGGTCCGAGGCGCAGCTCGTAAAATCCCAGTTGGCACAGTTACGTGGTCATATGAAGTTTCAAGGCAGTGCCGATGCAAAGATTGGCGCACTCATCGAAGTTAAAGGGGTCGGCGAGCGATTTAGCGGGAACGTGTACTGCAGCTCGGTGGAACAACGATTGGAAGAGGGAAACTGGCAAACACACGTGGAGTTCGGTTGCGATCACATGTGGTTTGCTGAATCTTCAGGTTTAACCGCTCCAGATGCAGCGGGGCTGGTTCCGGGTTTTAATGGGTTGCAGATCGGGATCGTCCAAAAATTGGACGAAGATCCGGATGGAATCTATCGGGTTCAAGTGAAAATTCCACTGCAACAAGCTGAAACTGAAGGAATCTGGGCGAGGCTAGGGCACCTTTATGCATCGTCCGGTTGTGGTAGTTTTTTTATCCCGGAAAAGGGTGACGAAGTAATAATTGGCTATTTGAATTCAGATCCGAGTTACCCGGTTGTTATTGGAAGCTTGTATAGCGCTAAAAACAAGTCACCGCTTGAGCATACGGATGAAAACTATACCAAAGCAATTATTACCAATAGTCAACTGACGTTGAGCTTTGATGACGAAAATAAAATTATCAATTTAATTACACCTGGCGGACATAAGGTCGCTCTGGATGATACCGACAAGAAAATACTCATCCAGACGTCGGGAGGGCAATCAGTCACCCTCTCTGATGACAGTAACGAGATGGCTTTGGCAGACTCCAATGGCAACAGTATCACTTTAAATAGCTCTGGCATTAGCTTAAACAGCAGTTCGGATATAACGCTAAGCGCGAGTGCGAATGTCGATATTAGTGCTGGCGCAAAGGCGACCTTAAGTGGGGATGCAGGGCTGGTCGCCTCTGGTACGGCATCTGCGGAGATATCCAGCAGCGGTACTATGACTGTAAAGGGCACTATGGTGATGATTAACTAG
- a CDS encoding CIS tube protein, translated as MASSGVHEQLEITACSVNEDGSITVNESDSFTLMLNPQNYKRDQKIKFSNDKALGEVGNQKRFVAMDDDKFAFEAILDGTGVITDYALESVEDMISSLEAIVGYDGDTHEPKYSRIVWGTVVFYGRLESLSSQFTLFKPSGEPLRAKLNMSFVRFMTDEEESKAANRSSPDLTHIVETKEGDTLPLLCYRIYRDSHYYTDIARINGIDNFRQLPAGTRLLFPPLS; from the coding sequence ATGGCAAGTTCTGGGGTACATGAACAGCTCGAAATTACAGCGTGCAGCGTTAATGAGGACGGCAGTATCACTGTAAACGAAAGTGATTCTTTTACGCTCATGCTGAATCCACAAAACTACAAACGAGATCAAAAAATCAAATTTAGCAATGATAAAGCGTTAGGCGAAGTTGGTAATCAAAAGCGGTTTGTCGCTATGGATGACGACAAGTTCGCTTTCGAAGCCATTCTCGACGGAACAGGAGTCATCACCGATTACGCGCTTGAGTCGGTAGAGGATATGATCTCATCGCTGGAAGCTATTGTGGGTTACGACGGTGATACACACGAGCCCAAGTACTCCCGTATTGTTTGGGGAACCGTGGTTTTTTATGGTCGATTGGAATCACTTTCCTCACAATTTACCCTGTTTAAGCCGAGCGGCGAGCCGTTGCGCGCAAAGCTCAATATGAGTTTCGTCAGGTTTATGACCGACGAGGAAGAGAGTAAGGCCGCAAATCGTTCTTCGCCAGATCTTACCCACATCGTTGAAACCAAAGAGGGGGATACCCTGCCTTTACTGTGCTATCGAATATATCGTGATAGTCACTACTATACCGACATTGCGCGCATTAATGGCATAGATAATTTTCGTCAGCTGCCTGCTGGTACTCGTTTACTGTTTCCACCATTGAGTTAG
- a CDS encoding PAAR domain-containing protein produces the protein MPPAARITDMHTCPMVTGVVPHAGGPIIGPGGATVLINNLPAALLGDSVTCVGPTATIIKGSATVMITNKPAARMGDQTAHGGSIILGSPNVIIGG, from the coding sequence ATGCCGCCAGCAGCGCGAATAACCGATATGCACACATGTCCAATGGTAACTGGCGTAGTGCCGCATGCTGGTGGGCCAATCATAGGGCCTGGTGGAGCCACAGTCCTCATTAATAATCTGCCAGCAGCGCTGCTCGGAGATTCTGTCACCTGTGTCGGACCGACCGCGACCATAATCAAAGGGTCGGCGACAGTGATGATAACAAACAAGCCTGCTGCCCGGATGGGCGATCAGACAGCTCATGGAGGGTCTATTATCCTGGGCTCCCCAAACGTAATAATTGGAGGCTGA
- a CDS encoding phage tail protein — MTTSTYPVPSFYFVVKFLDGLLYSDTSFQSVSGLGSSVKYETLYQGGMNEKAYMLPQKVEHTNLVLKRGIGSYQSGLYLWLTSIMHTDFALPVVPKALTIQLLDEKGMPSRVWGISDALPVKWSIDEFNSTKNEVAIETVELGYTKSIRLM; from the coding sequence ATGACTACATCGACTTATCCCGTCCCATCATTTTATTTTGTCGTGAAGTTTTTGGATGGGCTTTTATATTCGGACACATCGTTTCAAAGCGTGAGTGGTTTGGGTTCCTCGGTGAAATACGAAACCCTGTACCAGGGTGGTATGAACGAGAAAGCCTATATGTTGCCCCAAAAGGTTGAGCATACGAATCTGGTTCTCAAGAGGGGCATTGGCAGCTACCAGTCCGGATTGTACCTGTGGCTTACCAGTATTATGCACACAGATTTCGCGCTGCCGGTGGTCCCTAAAGCATTAACCATTCAGCTGTTGGACGAAAAAGGTATGCCATCACGCGTATGGGGAATCAGCGACGCCTTACCCGTTAAGTGGAGTATTGATGAATTTAACTCTACAAAAAACGAAGTGGCGATAGAGACAGTCGAGTTGGGCTATACAAAATCCATTAGATTAATGTGA
- a CDS encoding GPW/gp25 family protein, with product MSAVNESAFLGTGWAFPPTFSGETRSAELVSHDQDIKQSLEILFSTSVGERVMHPNFGCNLKANVFDEMTQGTITKIKDNIRRAVLFYETRISLEKIEIHIDRNPANPQSVYNGYISIELHYTVRTTNTRSNMVYPFYFAEADNL from the coding sequence ATGAGTGCAGTAAACGAAAGTGCATTTCTCGGAACCGGCTGGGCTTTCCCTCCTACTTTTAGCGGCGAAACACGAAGTGCGGAGCTGGTTTCACATGATCAAGATATAAAGCAAAGTCTAGAAATTTTGTTTTCCACGTCTGTTGGCGAGCGGGTTATGCATCCGAACTTTGGCTGTAACCTGAAAGCGAACGTGTTCGATGAAATGACACAGGGCACGATTACCAAAATTAAAGACAATATTCGACGGGCGGTACTCTTCTACGAAACTCGCATTAGCCTTGAAAAAATCGAAATACATATCGATCGAAATCCTGCGAACCCACAAAGCGTATACAACGGCTATATCTCAATCGAGTTGCATTACACGGTGCGAACAACTAATACTCGCAGCAATATGGTTTACCCGTTTTACTTTGCCGAAGCCGATAATCTATAG